A genome region from candidate division KSB1 bacterium includes the following:
- a CDS encoding DUF2764 family protein → MDKYYYTIAQLPMLFFDRTPDINSEMFLEEAGKWLTPRDYTVLSQAGYATMQPIKRGPGVLKQYVEFERRFRTELVQWRRAQREGQDYKPRSFPPTLVKEGNPLEIERKILRYRWDMITELEWDHHFDLDFLVLYYIKLQILERLSLFDKEKGLELFQKISKVSV, encoded by the coding sequence ATGGACAAGTATTATTATACAATTGCCCAGCTTCCGATGCTGTTTTTTGACCGGACTCCTGACATTAATTCGGAGATGTTCCTGGAGGAGGCTGGAAAATGGCTCACTCCCCGCGATTACACCGTATTGAGCCAGGCAGGTTACGCAACGATGCAACCCATCAAGCGCGGCCCGGGAGTACTGAAACAATATGTCGAGTTTGAACGCCGTTTCCGTACGGAACTGGTGCAGTGGCGCCGCGCCCAGCGGGAAGGCCAGGATTACAAACCCCGTTCATTTCCCCCGACTTTGGTTAAAGAAGGAAATCCATTGGAAATTGAGCGCAAGATACTGCGCTACCGTTGGGATATGATCACGGAACTGGAGTGGGATCACCATTTCGACCTGGACTTTTTGGTGTTATACTATATTAAACTTCAGATATTGGAACGATTATCCCTGTTCGATAAAGAAAAGGGATTGGAACTTTTTCAAAAAATCAGCAAGGTATCCGTATGA
- a CDS encoding asparaginase domain-containing protein, whose protein sequence is MKKSDIIVITTGGTIEKTYNEMDGSLSNRGSQLKKMLKRLRLPYTSITHHDLFYKDSLDMTDEDREQITQTTQQLLKEQKPIVILHGTDTMELTAEYMYNVLDPVPAPVVFTGAMTPFGFENSDALQNFTEALYASQIIDPGIYISMHGMLHSMPGVVKNRQTGTFVKRKIR, encoded by the coding sequence ATGAAAAAATCCGATATTATTGTCATTACAACCGGCGGCACCATCGAAAAAACATATAATGAAATGGATGGCAGCCTGTCCAATCGCGGGTCTCAGCTCAAAAAAATGCTGAAACGGCTGCGTCTGCCCTATACCTCTATTACGCATCACGATCTCTTTTACAAAGATTCGCTGGATATGACTGATGAGGACCGCGAACAAATCACTCAGACCACGCAACAATTATTGAAAGAACAGAAACCTATCGTCATTCTGCACGGTACCGATACCATGGAACTGACAGCCGAGTATATGTACAATGTACTGGATCCCGTTCCCGCGCCTGTTGTGTTCACAGGCGCCATGACGCCGTTCGGGTTTGAAAACTCGGATGCTCTGCAGAATTTCACCGAAGCTCTGTATGCCTCCCAGATCATTGATCCGGGTATCTATATCAGTATGCATGGCATGCTGCACAGCATGCCGGGCGTGGTTAAAAATCGGCAGACCGGGACCTTTGTAAAGCGAAAAATCAGGTAA
- a CDS encoding peptidylprolyl isomerase → MAEIYSEDPGSAQNGGDLGYFTRSQMVAPFSDAAFKASEGQVVGPVESRFGLHIIKVEDKRIQDGERQVKARHILLKFEASSTTRDDMREIMTYVSEAAQEDSLSTVATGSCWSAETTPPFTRDGSIPGIGIETSINRFAFQSEVGQVSELITTQDAFYVLELAKVQNAHIQLLDNVRTRIVNSLKAEKRMQAAREHCEAGYEQLKQGASFDQVAAMDSLKVNQTKPFTLSGTIPGVGREPRFAGTAFALEEGDFSEPVKGSRGYYLLQLIEKDEFDEKAFNARKEELATRIARQRRNQIFAEWYENIKERATIKDYRDEIM, encoded by the coding sequence ATGGCGGAAATTTACTCCGAAGACCCCGGGTCCGCTCAAAATGGCGGTGATCTGGGCTATTTCACCCGCTCGCAGATGGTGGCGCCGTTTTCTGATGCTGCATTCAAAGCGTCTGAAGGACAGGTCGTGGGGCCGGTAGAGTCACGCTTTGGATTGCATATTATCAAAGTAGAAGATAAACGTATTCAGGATGGTGAAAGACAAGTCAAGGCCCGGCATATTTTGTTGAAATTTGAAGCCTCTTCGACCACACGCGATGACATGCGCGAAATCATGACCTATGTGTCCGAGGCGGCTCAGGAAGACAGTTTGAGCACGGTTGCGACGGGCAGCTGCTGGTCCGCGGAAACCACACCGCCCTTTACCCGAGACGGCAGTATTCCGGGGATCGGCATTGAAACCAGCATTAATCGTTTTGCGTTTCAGTCGGAGGTCGGCCAGGTGAGTGAATTGATTACCACTCAGGATGCGTTTTATGTACTGGAACTTGCAAAAGTTCAGAACGCACATATACAGCTGCTGGACAACGTAAGGACAAGAATTGTCAATTCGTTGAAAGCCGAAAAACGCATGCAGGCCGCCCGCGAGCATTGTGAAGCAGGGTATGAGCAGTTAAAGCAGGGCGCTTCGTTTGATCAGGTTGCGGCTATGGACAGTCTGAAGGTCAATCAGACCAAACCCTTTACCCTGAGCGGCACCATTCCCGGCGTCGGACGTGAGCCCCGGTTTGCTGGAACCGCATTCGCTCTTGAAGAAGGTGATTTCTCGGAACCGGTTAAAGGCTCGCGCGGATATTATCTGCTGCAGTTGATTGAAAAGGACGAATTTGATGAAAAGGCATTCAATGCCCGGAAAGAAGAACTGGCCACCCGAATCGCTCGGCAGCGCCGCAATCAAATATTCGCAGAATGGTACGAAAATATCAAAGAGCGTGCGACTATTAAAGATTACAGAGATGAAATCATGTAA
- a CDS encoding immune inhibitor A: MKRSRGGIWGIDIPGWTGKSGGWVPALFDLRPFISDKVILRFAFASDMGFCTRDDPGMNGFFIDEITVSDNENVLFYNSADEMDGMTITGDGSEKARWILDASGRR; this comes from the coding sequence GTGAAGCGGTCCAGGGGTGGAATATGGGGTATTGATATACCCGGCTGGACCGGGAAAAGCGGGGGGTGGGTTCCGGCGCTTTTTGATCTCCGTCCTTTTATTTCGGACAAGGTAATTCTCCGGTTTGCGTTTGCGTCGGATATGGGATTTTGCACCCGTGACGATCCCGGGATGAACGGATTTTTCATCGACGAAATCACGGTATCCGACAATGAGAATGTGCTGTTTTACAACAGTGCGGATGAAATGGATGGTATGACAATCACCGGTGACGGATCAGAAAAAGCACGGTGGATTCTGGATGCGTCAGGGCGCCGGTGA
- a CDS encoding NCS2 family permease: MFDSLSTFIGVSEAAELTDEEGEPRAIKQSLIVDGMSTTISGLFGTSSGTAYIESAAGIEQGGRTGLTAVVAGLLFLPFMFFSPLLSIIPAIATAPALVLVGVFMMKPVKKINWDQFDDAIPAFLGMFLIPLTYSITQGIIWGFLSFTLIKLLTGKANEIKPMLYVIDVFAILALIV; the protein is encoded by the coding sequence ATGTTTGACAGTCTGTCCACGTTCATCGGTGTGTCCGAAGCGGCGGAGCTGACCGATGAAGAAGGCGAACCGCGAGCGATCAAACAGTCCCTCATCGTTGATGGTATGTCAACCACAATATCCGGATTGTTCGGGACAAGCTCAGGCACGGCCTATATTGAATCCGCAGCCGGCATCGAGCAGGGCGGCCGGACCGGTCTAACCGCAGTTGTGGCGGGATTGCTGTTCCTGCCGTTCATGTTTTTCTCACCGTTGCTGTCCATTATTCCGGCTATTGCCACGGCGCCGGCTCTGGTGCTGGTGGGTGTGTTTATGATGAAACCTGTAAAGAAAATCAATTGGGATCAGTTTGATGACGCCATCCCTGCGTTTCTGGGTATGTTCCTGATACCATTGACCTATTCCATCACTCAGGGTATTATTTGGGGGTTTTTGAGTTTTACCCTGATCAAATTGTTAACCGGCAAGGCCAATGAAATCAAACCCATGCTCTATGTGATCGATGTGTTTGCCATACTGGCGCTCATTGTCTGA
- a CDS encoding ATP-binding cassette domain-containing protein, protein MPLSLELKNVSFRYEDWSETDVWVLNKINLLFGANECTALVGPSGAGKTTLVQHFTGLLKPSGGQVLFENKDIWNKSFSRSRLFKEIGLVFQFPESQLFEETVRDDVAYGPKNLQLDDETINHRVYESLEMLGIDPKTFAERSPFQLSEGEKRRVAIAGILAMQPQMIVFDEPTAGLDPAGVRQFVSLIQTLIASGKSIVIISHNMDFVAQVADRVIVLKSGSVLFDGTCPDLFDDDHLLKTADLERPGIQTAVLELGIQLPVKLSSVLTLQDLEQLLSRL, encoded by the coding sequence ATGCCGTTATCACTGGAATTAAAAAATGTTTCGTTCCGATATGAAGACTGGAGCGAAACGGATGTCTGGGTGTTGAACAAAATCAATCTTTTGTTCGGCGCCAACGAGTGTACCGCCCTGGTCGGTCCCAGCGGCGCCGGCAAAACCACATTGGTCCAGCATTTCACCGGATTGCTCAAGCCTTCCGGCGGGCAGGTATTGTTTGAAAACAAGGATATCTGGAATAAATCGTTTTCGCGTTCCCGATTGTTCAAAGAGATCGGTCTGGTTTTTCAGTTCCCGGAAAGCCAGCTGTTCGAGGAAACGGTTCGTGATGATGTCGCCTATGGTCCGAAAAATTTACAGCTGGACGATGAAACGATAAATCATCGGGTATACGAATCTCTTGAAATGCTCGGTATTGATCCAAAGACGTTTGCCGAACGTTCACCGTTTCAGCTCAGTGAAGGTGAAAAACGTCGGGTGGCCATTGCCGGCATTCTGGCGATGCAGCCGCAAATGATCGTGTTCGATGAACCCACTGCCGGACTGGATCCTGCAGGCGTGCGTCAGTTCGTCTCATTGATTCAAACCCTCATTGCCTCGGGAAAATCCATTGTGATTATCAGTCACAATATGGATTTTGTGGCTCAGGTAGCGGATCGGGTGATTGTTTTGAAATCCGGCAGTGTTCTGTTTGACGGAACCTGTCCCGATTTATTTGATGACGATCATCTGCTGAAAACAGCTGATCTGGAGCGTCCCGGCATTCAAACGGCTGTTCTTGAATTGGGGATTCAATTACCGGTTAAACTCTCTTCTGTTTTGACGCTTCAGGATCTCGAACAGCTTTTATCCCGACTTTGA
- a CDS encoding NCS2 family permease — MESLFKLKQNQSTVKTEVLAGIATFLATMYIIVVNPGIIQNTGMSFSGVLAATVLVSAFSSIAMGIYANNPIVLAPGMGLNAFFTYSVVIGMGVKWEVALGAVFWSGVIFLILSVLNVRTAIVKAIPRQLRYAIACGIGLFITMIGFMNAGFITASEATIVTMGGLNLSTITFLVGLAITAILVVKRVPGALILGIAITTVVSIPLGRLYGDQAVVNWQGLLAAPDFGVFLKLDFFGSS, encoded by the coding sequence ATGGAATCATTGTTCAAGCTGAAACAAAATCAGAGCACGGTGAAAACCGAGGTCCTCGCCGGGATTGCCACATTCCTGGCAACCATGTATATTATTGTGGTGAATCCGGGTATTATCCAGAATACCGGCATGTCGTTCAGCGGCGTTCTGGCGGCTACCGTGCTTGTCAGTGCGTTCAGCAGTATTGCCATGGGTATTTATGCGAATAATCCCATTGTATTGGCCCCGGGAATGGGCCTGAATGCCTTCTTTACCTACTCTGTGGTCATCGGTATGGGGGTCAAATGGGAAGTGGCGCTGGGCGCTGTGTTCTGGTCCGGTGTAATTTTTTTAATTTTGTCTGTACTCAATGTCCGAACCGCAATCGTCAAAGCCATACCCCGGCAGTTGCGTTACGCCATTGCCTGTGGAATCGGTTTGTTTATCACCATGATCGGATTTATGAATGCCGGATTTATTACCGCCAGTGAAGCCACTATCGTCACCATGGGCGGTTTGAATTTATCGACTATTACCTTTCTCGTTGGACTCGCGATAACCGCCATTCTGGTGGTCAAACGGGTTCCCGGCGCCCTGATTCTGGGAATTGCCATTACCACCGTCGTGTCCATTCCGCTGGGCCGTCTGTATGGCGATCAGGCCGTGGTCAACTGGCAGGGATTGCTGGCCGCACCCGATTTTGGCGTGTTTTTGAAACTGGATTTCTTCGGATCTTCGTAA
- a CDS encoding T9SS type A sorting domain-containing protein: MRQGAGDLLAGQTLPVPVVVNTAGLKPGRYRAKISVTSNDTSQSEIKVPVSLNVSARQQDASAHIQKSDSVWLMTSQQNIQGWVENVGFEPVSSVMAECAVLLNSVQTSADTVTVTNLAAGERRPVEFELPAPADSGVVLCVMQSHLVGDQNLTNNADTTVIALSDRVSDFDTIESHWSVTGSWKREYKSIDGSVEAVMTITSNAQSQTGPAVLRFKSPLNLQALNSLLLNIKASWWQSTEEPVCYIDVSSDTLHWITIDSLVGSTDGYSTYSTDLGRLQEKKIWFQLRYNHNTLDNLRGISLNRLTLTLQYQVKVSAPETVQPDHIVLYPNTPNPFNPVTTITFSLPADAQVTLDVFNLNGQRVANLLNQRCPSGLSRVQWNAEHFSSGLYFYSLQVQSAAGQWVKVGKMNLVR, from the coding sequence ATGCGTCAGGGCGCCGGTGACTTGCTGGCAGGCCAGACCTTGCCTGTTCCGGTCGTCGTGAATACAGCCGGACTGAAGCCGGGCCGATATCGTGCTAAAATATCTGTTACCTCCAATGATACCAGTCAATCTGAAATAAAGGTTCCTGTCAGTCTGAACGTCAGCGCGCGTCAACAGGATGCATCTGCGCATATACAGAAAAGTGACAGCGTCTGGCTGATGACCAGTCAGCAGAATATACAGGGTTGGGTGGAGAATGTCGGTTTTGAACCGGTCTCTTCTGTGATGGCCGAATGTGCTGTTTTATTAAATTCGGTTCAAACAAGTGCAGATACGGTGACGGTAACCAATCTGGCTGCGGGTGAACGCCGGCCTGTGGAATTTGAACTCCCGGCTCCTGCGGACAGCGGCGTGGTGCTTTGTGTGATGCAGAGTCATCTCGTAGGCGATCAAAATCTGACCAATAATGCAGACACCACAGTGATTGCACTTTCAGATAGGGTCAGTGATTTTGATACTATTGAGTCCCACTGGTCTGTAACAGGCAGCTGGAAGCGGGAATACAAATCTATTGATGGTTCTGTAGAAGCCGTGATGACTATAACCAGCAATGCGCAGTCTCAAACCGGTCCGGCTGTATTGCGTTTCAAATCCCCGCTGAATTTACAAGCTTTGAATTCACTTTTGCTCAATATTAAAGCCTCCTGGTGGCAGTCCACTGAGGAACCGGTGTGCTATATTGATGTCAGTTCGGATACGCTTCATTGGATTACCATCGACTCTCTGGTCGGTTCCACGGACGGATATTCGACGTATTCCACTGACTTGGGTCGCCTGCAGGAAAAAAAGATCTGGTTTCAGCTTCGATACAATCACAATACCCTGGACAATCTGAGAGGGATTTCATTGAACCGGCTCACCCTGACTCTGCAGTATCAGGTGAAAGTGTCAGCACCGGAAACGGTACAGCCGGATCATATTGTCTTGTATCCGAATACACCGAATCCGTTTAATCCGGTCACCACTATTACGTTTTCACTGCCGGCAGACGCTCAGGTGACCCTGGATGTGTTCAATCTGAACGGGCAGCGGGTGGCCAATCTTTTGAACCAAAGATGCCCGTCCGGGTTGTCCCGTGTTCAGTGGAATGCCGAACATTTTTCTTCCGGTCTGTATTTTTACAGCCTGCAGGTCCAGTCGGCAGCCGGACAATGGGTCAAAGTCGGCAAAATGAATCTGGTGCGCTGA
- a CDS encoding SurA N-terminal domain-containing protein yields MAIMNRMRQNTKIILMILVFAFILTIIFSWGMGGFEGRRQKGVIAEVNGDEISAKEYYDAYQQQVEQFRQTAAGR; encoded by the coding sequence ATGGCTATTATGAACCGGATGCGTCAGAACACAAAAATTATATTAATGATTCTGGTTTTTGCGTTTATTCTGACCATTATTTTCAGCTGGGGAATGGGAGGTTTTGAAGGTCGCCGGCAAAAAGGTGTTATTGCCGAGGTAAACGGCGACGAAATCTCTGCAAAAGAATACTATGACGCCTATCAGCAACAGGTTGAACAGTTTCGGCAGACAGCAGCAGGGCGCTGA
- a CDS encoding DUF5020 family protein, with protein MKKSVFLALSLMVVSGYSQMLQVHYDMGEDREYVTTTLEMFKPDALGATFWFVDMDYNSADQNKSNSLAYWEIARYFTTPFLNEKLSATIQYNDGTATWGPLHQVWLGGISYPLDLGCITLHTDLLYRHMDVSDSPDWQLTFVWFKPLLQSKVHFTGFFDLWTQDIPQENMDEKFIVMAEPQLWYVLNKTFSVGTEVEISYNYLPQYDEWKVMPTVAVKWNF; from the coding sequence GTGAAAAAAAGCGTTTTTCTTGCGTTGTCTTTGATGGTCGTATCCGGGTATTCCCAGATGCTGCAGGTGCATTATGACATGGGCGAGGATCGCGAGTACGTGACCACTACCCTGGAAATGTTCAAGCCCGATGCATTGGGTGCTACCTTTTGGTTTGTAGATATGGATTATAATTCCGCGGATCAAAACAAATCCAATTCTCTCGCGTATTGGGAAATTGCCCGCTATTTCACAACACCGTTTTTGAATGAAAAGCTGTCAGCAACCATCCAGTACAATGACGGCACTGCCACCTGGGGTCCGCTGCACCAGGTGTGGCTCGGTGGTATCAGTTATCCGCTTGATCTGGGATGTATTACGTTACATACGGATCTGCTGTATCGTCATATGGACGTATCGGATTCTCCGGACTGGCAGCTGACATTTGTGTGGTTTAAACCGCTCTTGCAGAGCAAGGTTCATTTCACTGGATTTTTTGATCTCTGGACACAAGATATTCCTCAAGAAAATATGGACGAGAAATTTATTGTTATGGCCGAGCCGCAACTCTGGTATGTGCTGAACAAAACATTTTCGGTCGGTACCGAAGTTGAAATCAGCTATAACTATTTACCTCAGTATGATGAATGGAAAGTCATGCCCACTGTCGCTGTTAAATGGAACTTTTAA